One Ancylobacter novellus DSM 506 genomic window, ATCAAGGCACGCAAATAGCCGCGTGACACGGCACCGAGCGCGTTGTCGACGTTCCATGCACCCGTGAAGCTGACCCGGAATCGGCGATCGGACGGGGAAGGGCCGAGTGGATATTTCCGATAGAAGGCCAGTTCGGCCAGAAGTCGTTCCGCCAGGGCGACGTCGTAGCCGTAACGCGTCAGTTCGTCCCGCCAGCCGCCGTCAGCATGCCGGTGATCGCGAGCCTGGAGCACGGAGATATCCACGAACGGGAAGCCCGCCGCGAGCAATTCGCGCCAGTTGCGATCGCCTCCATGGCGCGCTTGCGCCGTCCTGAACAGGACATCCACGACGAAGCCCGTCGATTTCATCAGGGACGCGAACCGCTCTTTCTGGCTGTCGCCGACATCGCCCAGATGGACGTAGCCGGCAATGCCGCGGATGAACGACTGAAACGCGAACGAACTCAATACCTTGCGCTTTATCGCGACGAAATTTCCCTCCGGCATCCAGCTGCCGTCAAGGCTGTCGGTCAAGCCGACAATATCTGCCGAACTGTTGCGGATGCAGTCCATCGCCGCATGAAGCGCCGGCCGGTTGGTGGGGCCCAGCAGGCTGTCATCCACAAGGTACAGGATCTCGACATCGGAGAGAGCAGGGTAGCGTCGCATGAGCTGCATCCACGCAGCGAAGATCGTCCCCCTGTTTTCCCGCAGGAAAAGCCCCCTGGCCGATCGGCGCAGCCAGGAATCGTCGTCGGTCAGCGGCCGGTCGGTCAGGACCAGCACATAGACGTCGACCCCCGCGCCGGTCAGCGACTCAACATAATGCCGTACATGCGCCCGGATCCGTCCGCCGAGTGAGCAGATGACGAACAGCGCCGCCTCCCGGCGCGGCGGCTCGAACGCGATCCTTTTGAGCTGCGCCTCCGTATCTATTGATCTTTCATCGCCGGTTGAATGCCTCATTTCCGCGGTCCAATGCTGGACCTCGACGATGCAGCATGCTCAGACGACCGGGGTCGCGTGTTTGTCCATACGCCTCCCCACCGGACGCCAGACGCCGCCGGCGATGGCAGAATTGCGCGACCGTGAGAGCGCGATGCGCCGCGACGGCGCTTGTCTATTCCGGAGCGGCGCCTCCACGCACAACGCAGTGAATCATCGGCGCGAAGCAACATCAATTCGTAACATTCGTTGAGCCGTTGACGAGTGAACGAATATCCACAGCCATCAGTCCTGACTTCCCCAGCATACGTTTCGTGCAACCACAGTAGCAACACTTAATGTCTTACTGAAACCTTTCCAAAGGCCATTCTGCCCAAGGGCGCATGAGCGCGCCCCATTTGCAACCGCCGAGAAGCCGGACCGCTGTCCTTTCTCCCCGGGTCAACGCGGTCTCATTGCCAGCCGCGTCGGAGGATGTTTGAATGCCGCCGCGGTTGACCGCAGGCAGGATTCCCGATCCTTACGCCGCCGGCGACATACGCAAAGAGCTTACGAAACGTTGGCCAAGTGAAGCGACTGAATTATGGACGACATTATGCCGATCAGCAGTAAAAGGTTCGGCGAATTTGACGATACTACTTTCTCTATATCGCTCGGCTTCGACGACGACCCCGCTCTGCCCAACCTGTCCGTGAACGCGGCGGCGTTCATGCAGCCGATCCATTTGGAACATTCGGCCTGGCACGAGCATATTCCGTTCGCTTTCTGGCTCACCGGCGCCCATCGCCCGCGGACATTCGTCGAGCTGGGCACCCATTACGGCGTGTCCTATTTCGCGTTCTGCCAGGCGGTCGAGCGGCTGCGACTGTCCACCCGCTGCTACGCCGTCGACAGCTGGCAGGGCGACGAGCATGCGGGCCTCTACGGCGGCGACGTCTATGAGAAGGTCTCCACCCACAACGCCCGTTTCTACTCGCGTTTCTCCGCCCTCATGCGGACGACCTTCGACGAAGGGGTCGCGTTCTTTGCCGATGGCGAGATAGATCTGCTGCACATCGACGGGTACCACACGCTCGAAGCCGTGAAGCACGATTTCGAGGCATGGCTCCCCAAGCTGTCCGAGCGAGGCCTCGTCATTCTCCATGACAGCAACGAACGCAAGGGCGATTTCGGTGTCTTCCAGTTCATCGAGGAACTGCGGAAAACCTACCCCTGCTTCGAGTTCGCCCATGGTCATGGCCTGGCCATCGTCGGCGTCGGCCCCGACCAGCCCTCCCTGGTGAAGCGACTGTTCGAAGCGGACGGCGACGAGGCGAAGCGACGGAACGTCCAGGAGATCTTCGCCCGGCTCGGCAAAGCCTGCTCCAACGAATACGCCGCCGGTCATCTCAGGTCGGAAGTCGCCGCACTGTCGAGGGAGCGGGATCGTGCCGTCGGCGAGATCGAGCGGCTCGGCACATTGGTGGCGCGGACCGAGGCGGAGGCGCGCCGGCTGACGGGGATGGTGGGCGAACGCGACAACCTGAACGAGACGATCGCGGCAGCTCGGGATCAACTTGCCGAGCTGACCGAGGAAAATGCGGCCTTTCGTCGAGACGCCCGCGGCGCGGCCGAGACGCTCAAAGCCGTGACCCAGAACAACAAGGTCCTGCACGGGCAGCTCGAGCAGCGCGAGCGGGAAGCCGCCGAAACGCTGAACATGAACAACGTCCTACGCGCGCAGGTCGGGCAGCACGAGCGGGAACTCGCCGCGGCGGCACAGCAACTGGCGTTGCGGGAGCAGGAGCTCCGGCGCCTCCGGCGGTCTACGCCCTGGCGAATGACAGCGCTGCTGCGTGCGGTGACGGGAGCGTCGCGATCAGTAAGTCGGAAGCAGGAACGCGCACCCCGATTCATGACCGCGTCCGCGAGGCCCAAACTCGACCACGCCGACGAAGCCTTCGGTTTTGAACGCGACTGGTATCTCTCGGCCTATGCCGATGTCGCCGCGTCCGGAATGGATGCAGAAGAGCACTACCTCAGGCACGGCAAGGGTGAAGGGCGCTTCCCTTCGCGCGCCGCCGCCGAGTTCGACCGCGGAGGATATCTTTCCGCCAATCCCGATGTTGCCGCGTCGGGCATGGATCCCTTTCTGCATTATTGCGCGCATGGAAAGGCCGAAGGGCGGCATTTTGCTCGAATCGGCGGTCAAGGGAGCCCGCAGCTCGCCGCCGAGGCGCGCCAGCCGTCGTTCCTGGAACGGCGCCGCTATGAGGCTTCCACGCCCCGCGGCGACAAGGTCCGGATCCCGGATTCGCTGCATCCCGTCGTCTCGGTGATCATCCCCACCTACGGGCAGGTCGAGTTCACGCTCCGATGCCTGTCGTCGATCTCGGCCCATCCTCCGCAGGTGCCGTTCGAGATCATTGTCATGGACGACGCCTTCCCCGGCGAGGAGGTCGCGCGGCTCAAGACCGAGGTCGAGGGCATCAGGCTCATACGGAACCCGGAGAACCAGGGTTTCCTGTATACCTGCAACATTGCCGCCAAGGAGGCGTCCGGGAAGTATCTGTATTTCCTGAACAACGACACCGAGGTGTTTCCCGGTGCCATCGACGCCCTGGTCGACGTTCTGGAGGCGGATCAGACTGTCGGCCTGACCGGCTCGAAGCTGATCTTTCCGGACGGCAAGCTGCAGGAGGCGGGGGGGGATCATCTGGAGTGATGCCACTGGCTGGAACTTCGGACGCGGAAGCGATCCCTATCGCCCGGAATATAACTATCGACGCGAGGTCGATTACATTTCGGGCGCGGCCATCATGGTGCGGCAGGATCTGTTCGCCCAACTGGGGGGCTTCGATCCGATATTTGCACCCGCCTATTACGAAGACACCGATCTTGCCTTCCGCATCCGGCAGGCCGGGTTCAAGGTGGTCTATGAGCCGCAATCGGCCGTCGTGCATCACGAAGGCGTCTCGCACGGCACGGATATAAACACCGGCGTGAAGGCCCACCAGGTGAAGAATGCCGAGCGCATGCTGGAGCGGTGGCGCGACGTCCTGCAGCGCGATCATTTTGACGGCCCGGCCGATCTCTTCCGGGCCAAGGACCGCGCCCGGCACAAGCCGGTCATACTGGTTGTCGATCACTATGTGCCCGAGCCGGACCGCGACGCCGGCTCCCGCGTGATCGTGAGCTTCCTAACCGCTCTGGTAAGCGCAGGGTGGGTCGTGAAGCTGTGGCCCCACAACCGGGCCTACTCGGAGCTTTACACGAGGCCGGTTGAGGATCTCGGCGTCGAGGTTCTCGACCATCGCTATCTCGGCAGCTTCGAAGACTGGATTCGGCTGAACGGTCCCTTCCTGGACCATGTCCTCGTCAGTCGTCCGTCGATAGCGGAGGACGTTCTACCTGATCTTCGCGCCTTCACACGCGCTCATCTCAGCTACTATGGCGTCGACATCCATTTCCTGCGCATGAAGCGGCAGGCCGAGATCGCCGGCAACCCGCAGCTTCTGAACGAGGCAGCCGCGATGGAGCGGGCCGAGCGGCAGCTCTGGCGGCAGTTCGACAAGGTCATCTACCTCTCGCATGTCGAAACGGCGCTGGTGGAGGAGCTGGAACCCGAAACGGACGCGCACGCGGTCGTGCCGTTCCATTTCGATCACTTCAACGAGCGGACCAAGCCGACGGAAGGAAACACGATCCTGTTCGTCGCTGGATTCTCCCACCCGCCGAACGTCGATGCGGCCGAGTTCCTGGTGCGCGAGATCATGCCGCTGGTCTACGCGCGCCGCCCCGACGCGCGGCTGGCGATCGTCGGCTCGCATCCGACCAATGCCGTGCGCGCCCTTGCCGCCGCAAACATCGAGGTGACCGGCTGGGTGAGCGACGAGCGCCTGATGCAGTACTACGCCGAAGCGAGGCTCGCCGTGGTGCCGCTGCGGTTCGGAGCGGGGGTCAAGGGGAAGGTGGTGGAAGCGCTGAGCCAAGGGCTCCCGCTCGTTACGACGCCAATCGGTGCGGAGGGCATCGTCGGCGTGACCGAGGCCGCGCTGGTCCGCGAGAGCGCGAGAGAGATCGCCGACGGCATTCTTACCCTGCTGAACGACGACGACGCATGGATGAAGGTCTCG contains:
- a CDS encoding class I SAM-dependent methyltransferase, whose amino-acid sequence is MDDIMPISSKRFGEFDDTTFSISLGFDDDPALPNLSVNAAAFMQPIHLEHSAWHEHIPFAFWLTGAHRPRTFVELGTHYGVSYFAFCQAVERLRLSTRCYAVDSWQGDEHAGLYGGDVYEKVSTHNARFYSRFSALMRTTFDEGVAFFADGEIDLLHIDGYHTLEAVKHDFEAWLPKLSERGLVILHDSNERKGDFGVFQFIEELRKTYPCFEFAHGHGLAIVGVGPDQPSLVKRLFEADGDEAKRRNVQEIFARLGKACSNEYAAGHLRSEVAALSRERDRAVGEIERLGTLVARTEAEARRLTGMVGERDNLNETIAAARDQLAELTEENAAFRRDARGAAETLKAVTQNNKVLHGQLEQREREAAETLNMNNVLRAQVGQHERELAAAAQQLALREQELRRLRRSTPWRMTALLRAVTGASRSVSRKQERAPRFMTASARPKLDHADEAFGFERDWYLSAYADVAASGMDAEEHYLRHGKGEGRFPSRAAAEFDRGGYLSANPDVAASGMDPFLHYCAHGKAEGRHFARIGGQGSPQLAAEARQPSFLERRRYEASTPRGDKVRIPDSLHPVVSVIIPTYGQVEFTLRCLSSISAHPPQVPFEIIVMDDAFPGEEVARLKTEVEGIRLIRNPENQGFLYTCNIAAKEASGKYLYFLNNDTEVFPGAIDALVDVLEADQTVGLTGSKLIFPDGKLQEAGGDHLE
- a CDS encoding glycosyltransferase, producing the protein MVRQDLFAQLGGFDPIFAPAYYEDTDLAFRIRQAGFKVVYEPQSAVVHHEGVSHGTDINTGVKAHQVKNAERMLERWRDVLQRDHFDGPADLFRAKDRARHKPVILVVDHYVPEPDRDAGSRVIVSFLTALVSAGWVVKLWPHNRAYSELYTRPVEDLGVEVLDHRYLGSFEDWIRLNGPFLDHVLVSRPSIAEDVLPDLRAFTRAHLSYYGVDIHFLRMKRQAEIAGNPQLLNEAAAMERAERQLWRQFDKVIYLSHVETALVEELEPETDAHAVVPFHFDHFNERTKPTEGNTILFVAGFSHPPNVDAAEFLVREIMPLVYARRPDARLAIVGSHPTNAVRALAAANIEVTGWVSDERLMQYYAEARLAVVPLRFGAGVKGKVVEALSQGLPLVTTPIGAEGIVGVTEAALVRESAREIADGILTLLNDDDAWMKVSNDQVRFAKANFSLEALQESLVAALQPKLDTKPAESPRGIKAAEL